The following DNA comes from Bryobacteraceae bacterium.
CTCGCTGGGGAGCGCCGTGTTCGACCGCGTACGCATCGCCTTTGCTCTCACGCCAAGAACATGGCGCGACGAAGCCGACGAGCGCGCGGCGGCTGCGCTCTGGAGCCAACCGAAGCTCCAATACCCGGGAGTGGTCGACTGCGTTCTGCGATACCTCGAGGACAAGACGGATTGGGGTGACGCCGAGCTGCCTCTGGACGCCCTCGAGGCATTCCTCGAGGCCTGGGCCTCCGCGCCGCCCGCGGAACAGCCTTCCCGGCCATGGATGACGGTCCCCCTTGGCCGGCATAGCAGTGTGGCTGGAGATCTCTTCGCGCTCCTGAAACCCGGAGCGTCCTGGAGTGCGGCGGAGTGGAAACGATATTGGCAGCTTGCGCGATGGATGGAGGAGGGCATCGACGGGGGCAGCGGCTGGAAGCCCCCGCTTGACACGGCGCTCGAGGCCCGCCGCGCCGGCGCGGCAACCGACGCCGACCTATGCGCGATTCTCGGCGATCACCGCTACCTGACGCGGGCCACCTCCCGCAAACCAGACAAGCTGTGCGCCGCCTATCCGGAGCTGGCTGAGTTCGGCGCGCGTGTGCGTGATCGTGTGATCGAAATCGAACTCGAGCGCGGGGATCTCCCCACCGACGTCAGCTTCGCCGCGTTCGGCATTCGCTGCGCCTGGGGATCCGGCCTTGTCCTGCGCCTGCTCGCCCGGATTGGAAACGACGGCTTCGCCCGAGGCTACAACTACGGGAACCAGAGCCGCCCGGTGGTCCTCAGTCACTTGATGCGCGTATGTCTCCCGGCCGAAGGCGATACACCGGAGCAGTTCGCGCGGCTCGCCCGTGAACGCAAGATGGAAAGGCAGCGTCTGATCGAACTCGCCGCCTACGCGCCGCAGTGGGCCGAATTCGTCGAGGAAGCCACGGGAGTGGCCGGGCTGCGGGAAGCCGTCCTCTGGCTGCATGCCCACACCAAGGACCGGCAATGGGTGGTCGACGACCAAATCCGCGAGTTGTGGTTCGCCGCCGTGAGCGAGCGGACTCCGCTCGCGAAGGAAGATCTGCTCGACGGGGCCGTGGACGTCGACTGGTTCCATCGCGTCCACGCCGCCATGAAACCCGCGGACTGGGACGCCGTCTTCGAAGCAGCCAAGTACGCCTCGAACGGCGCCGGGCACAAACGCGCCCAGTCTTTCGCGGAAGCGCTCGCCGGCGCTGCGAAGCCCGACACCCTGATCGCCGCGATTCGAGGGAAACGAACCCAGGATGGTGTCCGCGCGCTGGGCCTCGTGCCGCTTCCGGAACGCGAGCCCGCGCGGCGCGACGAGGTGTTGCGGCGGTACGAAGCGATCCAGGAATTTCTGCGCGGGGCGAAGAAGTTCGGCGCGCAACGCCAGGAGAGCGAAAGACTCGCCGCGTCGATCGGCCTGGCGAATCTGGCGCGAACGGCGGGCTATGCGGATCCACAGCGGTTCTCGTGGGCGATGGAAGCCGCCGTGATCGCCGATCTCCGCGAGGGGCCGGCGGAAGTGACCGGGTCCGGCGTCCGCGCCGCGCTCTCGATCAACGCGCTCGGCGAGCCGGAACTCGCCTACGACCGCGGAGGGAAGCCGCTCAAGAACCTGCCGCCAGCGCTCAAGAAATCGGAGCCGATGGCCACGTTGCGCGCGCGAAAGACGGAACTGGGGCGGCAGGTATCGCGGATGCGGCAGTCGCTCGAGGAGGCGATGGTCCGAGGGGACCGATTCTCGGCGGCCGATCTCGACGAGATGGCTTCCCATCCAATGCTGGCGCCGATGCTCGAAGCGCTCACGCTCGTGGATGGCAACGGCGCGGTGGGCTGGTTCTCCGAGATGCGCGCAGGGGCCAACCTGCGGATCGCGCACGCGACGGCCCTCCTCGCGTCGAATCAGTGGCCCCGGTTGCAGCGCGAGTGCATCGACCGTAGTATTCGGCAGCCTTTCAAGCAGCTCTTTCGGGAGCTCTACGTCCTCACCAAGGCCGAGCGCGCTACACGCACCTACTCGGCGCGCTATGAAGGCCAGCAGGTGAACCCGGCGCAGGCTCTTGCGGTGATCGGTAAGCGCGGGTGGGTGAACGTGCCCGAAGAGGGACTCCGGCGGACGTTCCACCACCACCGCATCTCGGCATGGGTCTGGTTCCTCGACGGGTGGTTGACGCCTGTCGAGGTGGACGGGCTCACCGTGCAGCATGTCTCATTCACGGACCGCGATGGAGAGTTGGCGCTCGAAAGGGTACCGCCGGCGCTCTTCAGCGAAGCCATGCGCGACGTGGACCTGATGGTAAGCGTGGCGCACCGAGGAGGAGTGGACCCGGAAGCCAGCGCGTCCACGGTTGAGATGCGCGCGGCGCTGGTACGCGAGACGGCCCGCCTGATGAAGCTCGCCAACGTCCGAGTGAAGAACAACCACGTGCTGATCGACGGCAAGCTCGGCAACTACGGCGTCCATCTCGGCAGCGCCGTCGTGCACCGGCTACCCGGCGGGAGCATCTGCATCGTGCCCGTGCACTCGCAGCATCGCGGGCGACTGTTCCTGCCGTTCGCCGACGATGACCCGAAGACAGCGGAAGTGGTGTCGAAGGTGGTTCTGCTCGCCGGCGACGACCGGATTCAAGACCCTTCGATCGTCGAGCAGTTGCGGGGCTGACGTCCGCGTGCCGGCACAGGGTGGCGCCTCTCGGCGGCCTTTGCGGTTTCCGGACCGGGCTGACGGTCGCGTCGCTACTGGAAAGCCCGGCGCTGTTGCATATTCGACGCCCCACCTCGCTGAAGACGCGGCGGCGTCGGGATCGCGGCCCGGAAGTGAAGGTAGCACGCCCGCGGCGGTTTTGAGAGCGCCGCGGCTCTGGCCCGGGCCCACCGTAGGACGATGAACCCGCTTCCCATCCCCGGCGCATCGGAACCCGAGGTTGTTGTTCCGGTTCTCCGGTTCGTTGTTGTTCCGGTTCGACGCGCGGACGTTCCTAGGATTGTTGTTCCAGGAGCCCCCGCGCAACACACGCCCGGCCACGTTCCGCTCCAACCAGTGTAAGCGTTCGGAACAACTGCGTCCGAAGCCGCCACGTGCTCCCGAACTTCGCATGACCCAGCCACGCCGAAACCCGCTCCTGCACTTTCGCGAACTCGATCAGCCCCGAGTGATAGTCGCGACTCATCCCGCGGAGTCTGCGCCGCACTCGCGTTACGTGCGGGTGAGGGAGGCGCGCCCGGTCCGGGTACAATCGCCAGCCGAGGAACGGGATGCCGTCGCGGCAGCGATAGACGCGGCTCTTACCGTCGTGGAGCCGCAGGCGCAGCCCCGCCAGAAAATCGGCGATTGCGGCGCGCATCCGCGTGAGTGCGCGCTTGTTTTCGCCGAAGAGCACGAAGTCATCCACATATCGTAGATAGAGAGCCGGGCGGAGTTCCCGGAGTACGAAATGGTCAAGCGGGTTCAGGTACACATTGGCGAAGAATTGCGACGTCTGGTTCCCGATCGGCAGCCCGCGCCGGCGCTCGAAGGGCGTGAAAAGCGTGTCGCCTTCGAAATACGCCTCGGCGGGCTCCTGCTCGTTGGAGCCGTCAATGATGCGTCCGGCGAGGTCCAGCGTGCGGACGCACTTCACTGAGCGAGCGAGCAGACCGGCCAGGATCGAATGATCGATCGACGGAAAATACTTGCGCACATCGCACTTTAGAACGTACGGATACTGAGCGCACGCCGAGCGAGCCTTCCGTAGAGCTGCGTGCTGCCCGAACCCCTTGCGCGACGCGAACGAGGCATGCGTGAATCGCGCTTCGAAGATTGGCTCCAGCACGCGCGTAAGGGCGTGATGCACCACCCGGTCGCGAAACGCCGCGGCCGAGATCTGCCGTGGCTTCGGGTCGAGAATCCGGAACGTGCGGTACGGGCCGGGGCGATACGACCCGGCTTCGAGCTCGCGTTGCAGCTCACACACGTTCGGCTCGAGATCCGCGAGAAACTGCGTCACATCGGCCCGGCGGCGCTTGCCTCGCGCTGCCGCCAACGCCGCGTTCAGGACGTTATCCCACGCCACCACTTGCGGCCAGAGGTTACCCACGCGGTTCATCTTTCCTCCGCGTGCTCTTGCGCCAACCGCCCGTCATGCGGCCGATCTCGTCCAAGCCCTTTGCCGCGAACTCGTAGGAATTCGGCTCGATCAGGTTCAAGTCCTTCGAGAGCCGAACCAGAAACCGCACCCGGTTGATGTTCCGCACCGCTTGCGCGAGCGGCTCGGCGTTCCGTGTTTCGTAGGTGGCATCGACGAGGTTCGTGAGCAGATCGAGCGAGTGCTGGACCAGGTTTTGGCCCACCGAGAAACGGTACGACTTCGGAA
Coding sequences within:
- a CDS encoding reverse transcriptase domain-containing protein; amino-acid sequence: MGNLWPQVVAWDNVLNAALAAARGKRRRADVTQFLADLEPNVCELQRELEAGSYRPGPYRTFRILDPKPRQISAAAFRDRVVHHALTRVLEPIFEARFTHASFASRKGFGQHAALRKARSACAQYPYVLKCDVRKYFPSIDHSILAGLLARSVKCVRTLDLAGRIIDGSNEQEPAEAYFEGDTLFTPFERRRGLPIGNQTSQFFANVYLNPLDHFVLRELRPALYLRYVDDFVLFGENKRALTRMRAAIADFLAGLRLRLHDGKSRVYRCRDGIPFLGWRLYPDRARLPHPHVTRVRRRLRGMSRDYHSGLIEFAKVQERVSAWLGHAKFGSTWRLRTQLFRTLTLVGAERGRACVARGLLEQQS
- a CDS encoding DUF5724 domain-containing protein, producing MLLDDALVPFQNPDGPAEARQRCAKLPEASRAAAELLLDEVPQDEDRLAEVLGPLGAKARKALIAALCPAFAAQVEDAWYFVALLPYQHGYLRKAFRAPAQPELCLPAQAAWLRTIVRALVPFQHDRDFLFTHAARVSWGSEEAVAILLASMMQAHRKEDSGVRETLVEIVNARRPTVSPSRYAISALLSTTHGDWETVMRLLIAAQRQEGLRQAILESADIAHPRAFTLLLEKIDEHDLTRFAAVARAVGVWFGIAAESADGKNLTPILREVAAYLAEPEELESKIGDASGQALYLALWCVAFRDATRAAELAAEAFGRPAPDDRIAAVTLLLHLRTPDADRLLVKATADAELRVAIPAATRFAVSSANDIKIDHGEVFDALERLLERTPDERDLGPILWEWNRITARRADIAGVLTAYRQDRPIEDLARHLYEMDTGGRIRFLYSLRPDSDETRALTPGERDAVLSLMHDASSHVRQHAFVLLEKEKVSPAQARQLEPLLKRKSADLRRAVLRLLLNQSPGDVRASADRLSASKDAFMRKAAPELLAALDESPLADTVAGGLGLFNPADRTPPAALRAGLEPDLGGQSTAAALAALDALVDQHRETEIPGDAGSRLLGGVIYLSKPADGEFPLARVWAEWLASLGSAVFDRVRIAFALTPRTWRDEADERAAAALWSQPKLQYPGVVDCVLRYLEDKTDWGDAELPLDALEAFLEAWASAPPAEQPSRPWMTVPLGRHSSVAGDLFALLKPGASWSAAEWKRYWQLARWMEEGIDGGSGWKPPLDTALEARRAGAATDADLCAILGDHRYLTRATSRKPDKLCAAYPELAEFGARVRDRVIEIELERGDLPTDVSFAAFGIRCAWGSGLVLRLLARIGNDGFARGYNYGNQSRPVVLSHLMRVCLPAEGDTPEQFARLARERKMERQRLIELAAYAPQWAEFVEEATGVAGLREAVLWLHAHTKDRQWVVDDQIRELWFAAVSERTPLAKEDLLDGAVDVDWFHRVHAAMKPADWDAVFEAAKYASNGAGHKRAQSFAEALAGAAKPDTLIAAIRGKRTQDGVRALGLVPLPEREPARRDEVLRRYEAIQEFLRGAKKFGAQRQESERLAASIGLANLARTAGYADPQRFSWAMEAAVIADLREGPAEVTGSGVRAALSINALGEPELAYDRGGKPLKNLPPALKKSEPMATLRARKTELGRQVSRMRQSLEEAMVRGDRFSAADLDEMASHPMLAPMLEALTLVDGNGAVGWFSEMRAGANLRIAHATALLASNQWPRLQRECIDRSIRQPFKQLFRELYVLTKAERATRTYSARYEGQQVNPAQALAVIGKRGWVNVPEEGLRRTFHHHRISAWVWFLDGWLTPVEVDGLTVQHVSFTDRDGELALERVPPALFSEAMRDVDLMVSVAHRGGVDPEASASTVEMRAALVRETARLMKLANVRVKNNHVLIDGKLGNYGVHLGSAVVHRLPGGSICIVPVHSQHRGRLFLPFADDDPKTAEVVSKVVLLAGDDRIQDPSIVEQLRG
- the avd gene encoding diversity-generating retroelement protein Avd — protein: MPEPTLVVQRAYDWTLWVLPKVERFPKSYRFSVGQNLVQHSLDLLTNLVDATYETRNAEPLAQAVRNINRVRFLVRLSKDLNLIEPNSYEFAAKGLDEIGRMTGGWRKSTRRKDEPRG